The following are encoded together in the Gemmatimonadota bacterium genome:
- a CDS encoding amidohydrolase family protein yields the protein MRRLFVALALCALASAPSFAQAPASAPADRYDLVITGGRIVDGTGRPAFAGDVAVRGGWIVRVAPPGALRRVPATSRIDATGLVVSPGFVDVHSHSIEEAFKSPNKLNEGVVRMGVTTIVGGPDGYFAPFHLRMIMDSLRHHGSGTNVAAYIGHNGVREAVMGMAQRAPTAEELAKMKALVREGMELGAVGLSSGLMYEPGMFSKTDEVVELAKEVAPFRGIYDSHVRDPGHHLIESDRETIEIGERAGIAPKIAHEKVVGLENAGLLDTVIALVEKARARGVNAVTDQYPYDGAATSHLEDIVVVPEAQAKAPGFDLRALLRDPAERAKLKVSSEQGINGGFAWLKATGYTQMRITSSPEQPALVGQYLSELAKARNVDRFDLVANLILGATKPIGITLGAVREVDVRRLLQQPWNMVASDGAYVDPREGTRGHPRSSGTFPRVLGRYVREQRALTLEDAVRKMTSFPAAFVGLHDRGRVAEGMAADLAIWNPRTISDQSTWEAPSRMATGVVHVLVGGVAVLRDGAMTGAAPGRYLMARH from the coding sequence ATGCGTCGACTGTTCGTTGCGCTCGCCCTGTGTGCGCTCGCTTCTGCCCCTTCGTTCGCGCAGGCGCCCGCCTCGGCGCCGGCGGACCGATACGACCTCGTCATCACCGGGGGCCGCATCGTCGATGGCACGGGACGCCCCGCCTTTGCCGGCGATGTCGCCGTGCGTGGGGGATGGATCGTGCGTGTGGCCCCGCCAGGTGCACTGCGCCGAGTGCCGGCGACCTCGCGCATCGATGCCACGGGGCTCGTGGTCTCGCCGGGCTTCGTGGATGTGCATTCGCACAGCATCGAGGAGGCGTTCAAGTCGCCCAACAAGTTGAACGAAGGGGTCGTGCGCATGGGGGTGACGACGATCGTCGGCGGCCCCGATGGCTACTTCGCCCCGTTCCACCTGCGCATGATCATGGACTCGCTGCGCCACCATGGCTCGGGGACCAACGTCGCGGCGTACATCGGGCACAATGGCGTGCGCGAGGCGGTGATGGGGATGGCGCAACGCGCGCCGACCGCTGAAGAGCTGGCGAAGATGAAGGCGCTCGTGCGCGAAGGGATGGAGCTGGGTGCCGTCGGCCTGTCATCTGGGTTGATGTACGAGCCCGGGATGTTCAGCAAGACCGACGAAGTGGTGGAGCTGGCGAAGGAAGTCGCCCCGTTTCGCGGGATCTACGACTCGCACGTGCGCGACCCCGGGCATCATCTCATCGAATCGGATCGCGAGACGATCGAGATCGGCGAACGGGCCGGGATCGCCCCGAAGATCGCGCACGAGAAGGTGGTGGGGCTGGAGAACGCCGGCCTGCTCGACACGGTGATCGCCCTCGTGGAGAAGGCGCGGGCGCGCGGCGTCAACGCGGTGACCGACCAGTATCCCTATGATGGTGCGGCCACGTCGCACCTCGAGGATATCGTCGTCGTTCCCGAGGCGCAGGCCAAGGCGCCAGGCTTCGACTTGCGGGCGCTGCTGCGCGACCCGGCGGAGCGCGCGAAGCTCAAGGTGTCGAGCGAGCAGGGGATCAACGGCGGCTTTGCCTGGCTCAAGGCCACGGGCTACACGCAGATGCGCATCACCTCGAGCCCGGAGCAGCCGGCGCTGGTGGGGCAGTACCTGAGCGAGCTGGCCAAGGCGCGCAACGTCGATCGGTTCGACCTGGTGGCCAACCTCATCCTCGGCGCCACCAAGCCAATCGGGATCACGTTAGGCGCGGTGCGCGAAGTGGACGTGCGCCGCCTGCTGCAACAGCCGTGGAACATGGTGGCCAGCGACGGCGCCTATGTCGACCCGCGTGAGGGGACGCGCGGCCATCCGCGCTCGTCGGGGACCTTTCCGCGGGTCCTGGGGCGCTACGTGCGCGAGCAACGGGCGCTCACCCTCGAGGATGCGGTGCGTAAGATGACGTCGTTCCCCGCCGCCTTCGTCGGCTTGCACGACCGCGGGCGCGTTGCCGAAGGGATGGCGGCGGACCTGGCGATCTGGAATCCGCGCACCATCAGCGATCAGTCCACGTGGGAGGCGCCGTCGCGCATGGCGACGGGCGTCGTGCACGTGCTGGTGGGTGGGGTGGCGGTCTTGCGCGATGGTGCGATGACCGGCGCGGCGCCGGGGCGCTACCTCATGGCACGGCACTAG
- a CDS encoding BtpA/SgcQ family protein, which translates to MSRFRTLFPGPRPIIGMIALPPMPGYPAFTSIDAIVDAALADLERLEAGGVDGALVENDFDQPHTMVGGAEIHAAMTRVTREVVARARIPIGVEVLLNDWRASLAIAAMTGARFIRIDFFVDRVMTKLGPFEPEPEAILAYRQAIKAEQVQLFTDLQVKYTTPIGGPKPLALSAREAEAAGADAVIISGGETGIGPDPDDLRAARATSLPVLIGSGLTPENAATLAPLCDGAIVGTSLRSGRTHRDRVVQEQVTRLVHAVRAVPSTPMA; encoded by the coding sequence ATGAGTCGCTTCCGCACGCTCTTTCCCGGGCCGCGCCCCATCATCGGGATGATCGCCCTCCCCCCGATGCCGGGCTACCCGGCCTTCACCAGCATCGACGCCATTGTCGACGCGGCACTGGCCGACCTCGAACGACTTGAGGCGGGGGGCGTCGATGGCGCGCTGGTGGAGAACGACTTCGACCAGCCGCACACGATGGTCGGCGGGGCCGAGATCCATGCGGCGATGACGCGGGTGACGCGGGAGGTGGTGGCGCGCGCGCGGATCCCCATCGGCGTGGAAGTCCTGCTCAACGACTGGCGCGCCTCGCTGGCCATCGCCGCGATGACCGGGGCGCGCTTCATCCGCATCGACTTCTTCGTCGACCGGGTGATGACCAAGCTCGGCCCCTTCGAGCCCGAGCCCGAGGCGATCCTCGCCTATCGACAGGCCATCAAGGCCGAGCAGGTGCAACTGTTCACCGACCTGCAGGTGAAGTACACGACGCCCATCGGCGGACCGAAGCCGCTGGCGCTTTCGGCGCGCGAGGCCGAGGCCGCGGGGGCCGACGCGGTGATCATCAGCGGCGGGGAGACAGGGATCGGCCCCGATCCCGACGACCTGCGTGCCGCGCGCGCGACATCGCTTCCCGTGCTCATCGGGAGCGGGCTCACCCCCGAGAATGCGGCGACGCTGGCCCCGCTCTGCGATGGGGCGATCGTTGGGACGTCGCTGCGCAGTGGGCGCACGCATCGCGACCGCGTGGTGCAGGAGCAGGTGACGCGTCTGGTGCACGCGGTACGTGCCGTGCCCTCGACACCCATGGCGTGA
- a CDS encoding CPBP family intramembrane metalloprotease, with translation MTTPNVPRLGWIGSLVLFGVPSVIFTSFLFLLMPAVVAGGGTKFAAFHAGFMAPLALMLIAAFVAYRMEQGALDWAGVRDRFRLGRLDRAGWLWTLGLVVWIVAFVPELPINAAIRRAFEGVHFYDAPAGYTTFMNTLTDGKTQIFGLPFTWGLLFYFLAGLFVFNILGEELWWRGYILPRQEAAFGASAWIVNGVLWAGFHAFYHFNLGILLSYLPTTLGLAFVAQRTRSTWPGIIAHMISNLGLPALMLSRLLAG, from the coding sequence ATGACAACGCCTAACGTCCCCCGCCTCGGCTGGATCGGCAGCCTGGTGCTCTTCGGCGTCCCCAGCGTCATCTTCACCTCCTTTCTCTTCCTGCTGATGCCGGCGGTTGTGGCTGGCGGCGGTACCAAGTTCGCCGCCTTCCATGCCGGCTTCATGGCGCCGTTGGCGCTGATGCTCATCGCGGCGTTCGTCGCCTACCGAATGGAGCAGGGGGCGCTCGACTGGGCCGGGGTGCGCGATCGCTTTCGGCTGGGGCGTCTCGACCGTGCGGGATGGCTCTGGACGCTGGGGCTTGTGGTCTGGATCGTGGCCTTCGTCCCCGAGCTCCCGATCAACGCCGCGATCCGTCGTGCCTTCGAAGGCGTTCACTTCTACGATGCGCCCGCCGGCTACACGACGTTCATGAACACCCTCACCGACGGCAAGACGCAGATCTTCGGTCTCCCGTTCACGTGGGGGCTCCTCTTCTACTTCCTCGCCGGACTCTTCGTCTTCAACATCCTCGGCGAAGAACTCTGGTGGCGAGGCTACATCCTCCCCCGTCAGGAGGCGGCGTTCGGCGCCTCGGCGTGGATCGTGAACGGGGTGCTGTGGGCGGGCTTTCACGCGTTCTACCACTTCAACCTGGGGATCCTGCTGTCGTACCTCCCCACCACGCTGGGCCTCGCCTTCGTGGCGCAACGCACGCGCAGTACCTGGCCCGGGATCATCGCGCACATGATCTCCAATCTTGGCCTTCCAGCGCTGATGCTGAGTCGCTTGCTGGCGGGGTGA
- a CDS encoding CocE/NonD family hydrolase yields the protein MTFSRGCATLLLALTALVAANPVARPAAAQSFAWPDTTYLRTHYAKREVMIPMRDGVKLFTAIYTPRDSATSHPILLTRTPYSAGPYGDGRYPRYLGPGPRFASLGYIFVTQDVRGRYRSEGRFEHMTPHKAVKRGARDVDESSDTYDTIEWLLRNTSHHNGRVGLWGISYGGFFTTAGMIDAHPALKAASPQAPQTDWFLGDDTHHNGAFFLTSTFNFMLMCGMRGEGTSMSCGRPFDFGTDDGYRFFLEMGPLANAERKYFKGKSPGWSDMMRHGTYDSFWKARNILAHVKQVKPAVLTVGGLYDANNYYGALHLYQAIEKQSASTDNAIVIGPWYHGQWARDSGSAVGELTFGSRTAETYQDEMLVPFFEGHLKRNGMGKHPKAWVFETGSNRWRTFDQWPPKEGSGRSIYLGAAHTLQGDSAQGAKSTGFEEWVSDPARPVPFAGANSTDMDPDYMAKDQRFGGSRADVVSYRGEVLTEDLTIAGPIKPTLYVSTSGTDGDWVVKVIDVHPNGFEELVRGDVVRAKFRKSFARPEPLRPGEVTRLDFEMPDVFHTFKRGHRMLVQVQGSWFPLVDRNPQTFVDIYKAKPSDFKKASQRVYRGAGRASRIEVQVLAPVPVP from the coding sequence ATGACGTTCTCGCGCGGCTGCGCCACGCTCCTGCTGGCGCTCACGGCGTTGGTCGCCGCCAATCCGGTCGCACGTCCGGCCGCCGCGCAGTCGTTCGCGTGGCCGGACACGACGTACCTGCGCACGCACTACGCCAAGCGCGAGGTCATGATCCCGATGCGCGACGGCGTGAAGCTCTTCACGGCGATCTACACCCCGCGCGACTCGGCGACGTCACATCCCATCCTGCTTACTCGCACGCCGTATAGCGCCGGTCCCTATGGAGACGGGCGCTACCCGCGCTACCTCGGGCCGGGGCCGCGCTTTGCCTCGTTGGGCTACATCTTCGTCACGCAGGATGTCCGCGGTCGCTACCGTTCCGAGGGGCGCTTCGAGCACATGACGCCGCACAAGGCGGTCAAGCGAGGCGCGCGCGACGTGGACGAGAGCAGCGATACCTACGACACCATCGAGTGGTTGCTGCGCAACACGTCGCACCACAATGGACGCGTCGGGCTCTGGGGGATTTCGTACGGCGGCTTCTTCACCACGGCCGGGATGATCGACGCCCACCCCGCCCTCAAGGCGGCTTCGCCACAGGCTCCGCAGACCGACTGGTTCCTGGGCGACGACACGCATCACAACGGCGCGTTCTTCCTCACGTCGACCTTCAACTTCATGCTGATGTGCGGGATGCGCGGCGAGGGGACGTCGATGTCGTGCGGCCGCCCGTTCGACTTTGGCACCGACGACGGCTACCGCTTCTTCCTGGAGATGGGGCCGCTGGCCAACGCCGAGCGGAAGTACTTCAAGGGAAAGTCGCCCGGGTGGAGCGACATGATGCGCCACGGGACGTACGACAGCTTCTGGAAGGCGCGCAACATCCTCGCGCATGTGAAGCAGGTGAAGCCGGCGGTGCTCACCGTGGGCGGGTTGTACGACGCCAACAACTACTACGGCGCGTTGCACCTGTATCAGGCCATCGAGAAGCAGAGCGCGTCCACCGACAACGCCATCGTCATCGGCCCGTGGTACCACGGGCAGTGGGCGCGTGACTCGGGGAGCGCGGTCGGGGAACTGACGTTCGGCAGCCGCACGGCGGAGACGTACCAGGACGAGATGCTCGTCCCGTTCTTCGAGGGACATCTCAAGAGGAACGGAATGGGGAAGCATCCCAAGGCATGGGTCTTCGAGACGGGGAGCAACCGCTGGCGCACCTTTGACCAGTGGCCTCCAAAGGAAGGGAGCGGTCGGTCGATCTACCTTGGCGCCGCACACACGCTGCAGGGCGATTCCGCGCAGGGCGCGAAGTCGACCGGCTTCGAGGAGTGGGTGAGCGACCCGGCGCGCCCGGTGCCCTTTGCTGGCGCCAACAGCACCGACATGGATCCCGACTACATGGCGAAGGACCAGCGCTTTGGGGGCTCGCGCGCCGATGTGGTGAGCTATCGCGGCGAGGTGCTCACCGAGGATCTCACCATCGCCGGGCCGATCAAGCCGACGCTCTACGTCTCCACGAGCGGGACCGACGGCGACTGGGTGGTCAAGGTCATCGACGTGCACCCCAACGGCTTCGAGGAGCTGGTGCGTGGTGACGTGGTGCGGGCGAAGTTCCGAAAGAGCTTCGCGCGCCCCGAACCGCTGCGCCCGGGTGAAGTCACGCGCCTGGACTTCGAGATGCCCGACGTCTTCCATACGTTCAAGCGCGGGCACCGGATGCTGGTGCAGGTGCAAGGGAGCTGGTTCCCCCTGGTCGACCGGAACCCGCAGACCTTTGTCGACATCTACAAGGCCAAGCCCTCCGACTTCAAGAAGGCGAGCCAGCGCGTGTATCGTGGGGCGGGGCGCGCCTCGCGCATCGAAGTGCAGGTGCTGGCGCCGGTCCCGGTTCCGTAG
- a CDS encoding PD40 domain-containing protein, translating into MVRAALVQPVLTAALLAGVASATLAQATPDSTRRTAPESELPLIPTRPLVFTTDEGTWLSLDLSPDGKTIVFDLLGDLYTISATGGAATRITSGSGFDGQPRWAPDGNAIVFVSDRSGSENLYVVGPDGKNLRAVTSGRGMAYVSPDWTPDGQYIVVSRSNDLWLYHRNGGSGLRLTGAAPVREGAGPGGGNAPANFMGASVSPDGRYVYASARTGPAGYNQMMGTTQVVMYDRETGRLATRTLNLGTGFRPAVSPDGKWLAYASRQMAVTGLKLRELSSGDERWLAKDIQRDDIESRGSRDLLPGYSWTPDSKAIVLAHHGKIWRLDVATGQQSPIPFTAEVNQMIGELVAFQYPVNDSVLTVRQVRGARPSPDGKRLAFSALDHLWIMDLPAGTPRRLTTSTDGEHVPAWSPDGKYIAYVSWTEDGGDIWRIAADGGRPEKLTTQSAYYDDIMYSANGTRIVAARAPRTQRAIVNDEINPKLVLTDLVWIPATGGAASYITALTNAGRPHFTRDSSRIWLYEGGDGLVSMRWDGTERKAHLKVTGFSPPGGGPNAQPRQAQELIASPDGSRALALVDNKIFVVPLPMTGGVTPTLSVQQPTGGALPFRRLSRIGGDFLGWTGDARGVFYSLGRSFFQYDLARADSLAADSAAKAPPRPEGRPAGGETVANKPVYEASRTDITITAPKDRPNGTVVLRGARIITMKGDEVIARGDVVVTNNRITAVGAEGSVTIPSGARTIDVSGKTIMPGLVDVHAHMWPQWGVHSPQPYMYTANLAYGVTTTRDPQTSTADVVSYGDAVEVGQIIGPRVYATGPGIFSQDDVSSADDAKEVMRRYSEFYLTETIKQYQAGDRRQRQWIAMAAKAQRITPTLEGGLDFKKNMTEAMDGYAGIEHTLPIAPMYKDALQLFAKSGTTWTPTLLVQYGGPWAENWWYEHYDILADAKLTRFTPFSELERRGLRRPQWFRDSEYSFKLFAEQAKKLVEAGGRVGLGGHGQLQGLGVHWELWTIASGGMKQMDALRVATIFGAEAIGLQKDLGTVEAGKLADLLVLDGNPLDDIKNTNTIRYVMKNGRVYDGNTLAEVWPRQRPLPKQWWMANDATPK; encoded by the coding sequence ATGGTACGCGCCGCCCTCGTCCAACCCGTCCTCACCGCCGCGCTCCTGGCCGGCGTCGCCAGCGCGACGCTGGCCCAGGCGACCCCCGACAGCACCCGGCGCACCGCGCCGGAGTCGGAGCTTCCGCTCATCCCCACGCGGCCGCTCGTCTTCACGACGGACGAAGGGACCTGGCTCTCGCTCGACCTGAGCCCCGACGGGAAGACGATCGTCTTCGACTTGCTGGGCGACCTGTACACGATCTCCGCCACCGGTGGCGCCGCCACGCGCATAACGAGCGGCTCGGGCTTCGACGGACAGCCGCGCTGGGCGCCGGACGGCAATGCCATCGTCTTCGTCAGCGACCGGTCGGGGAGCGAGAACCTCTACGTCGTCGGTCCCGACGGGAAGAACCTGCGAGCGGTCACGAGCGGGCGCGGGATGGCGTACGTCTCGCCCGACTGGACGCCGGACGGGCAGTACATCGTCGTCTCGCGCAGCAACGACCTCTGGCTGTATCACCGGAACGGCGGCAGCGGATTGCGGCTGACGGGAGCCGCACCGGTGCGGGAGGGGGCTGGCCCCGGGGGCGGCAACGCGCCCGCCAACTTCATGGGGGCCTCGGTCTCCCCGGACGGACGCTACGTCTACGCCAGCGCCCGCACCGGCCCCGCCGGCTACAACCAGATGATGGGGACGACGCAGGTCGTCATGTACGACCGCGAGACTGGGCGACTCGCCACCCGCACCCTCAACCTCGGCACCGGCTTCCGCCCCGCGGTGAGCCCCGACGGCAAGTGGCTCGCCTACGCCTCGCGGCAGATGGCGGTCACGGGACTCAAGCTGCGCGAACTCTCGTCAGGCGACGAACGCTGGCTCGCCAAGGACATCCAGCGCGATGACATCGAGTCGCGCGGCTCGCGCGACCTGCTCCCGGGCTATTCGTGGACGCCGGACTCCAAGGCCATCGTCCTTGCCCACCACGGCAAGATCTGGCGCCTCGACGTCGCCACCGGGCAGCAGTCGCCCATCCCGTTCACCGCCGAGGTGAACCAGATGATCGGCGAGCTGGTGGCGTTCCAGTACCCGGTGAACGACTCCGTGCTCACCGTGCGGCAGGTGCGCGGCGCGCGCCCCTCGCCCGATGGCAAGCGCCTGGCCTTCTCGGCGCTCGACCACCTGTGGATCATGGACCTCCCCGCGGGGACGCCGCGTCGTCTCACGACGTCCACGGATGGTGAGCACGTGCCCGCCTGGTCGCCCGACGGCAAGTACATCGCCTACGTCTCCTGGACCGAGGACGGGGGCGACATCTGGCGCATTGCCGCTGACGGCGGACGCCCCGAGAAGCTGACGACGCAGTCGGCGTACTACGACGACATCATGTATTCGGCGAACGGGACGCGTATCGTCGCCGCCCGCGCCCCGCGCACGCAGCGCGCGATCGTCAACGACGAGATCAACCCCAAGCTCGTCCTCACCGACCTGGTCTGGATTCCGGCCACGGGCGGTGCGGCGTCGTACATCACCGCGCTCACCAATGCGGGGCGTCCGCACTTCACTCGCGACTCCTCGCGCATCTGGTTGTACGAAGGGGGCGACGGCCTCGTCTCGATGCGCTGGGACGGGACCGAACGCAAGGCGCACCTCAAGGTGACGGGCTTCTCGCCGCCGGGCGGCGGGCCCAATGCGCAGCCGCGACAGGCGCAGGAGCTCATCGCCTCGCCCGACGGTTCGCGCGCGCTGGCGCTCGTGGACAACAAGATCTTCGTCGTGCCACTCCCGATGACCGGAGGCGTTACCCCGACGCTCTCGGTGCAGCAGCCCACCGGTGGTGCGCTCCCCTTCCGCCGGCTGTCCCGCATCGGCGGCGACTTCCTCGGATGGACCGGCGATGCGCGCGGCGTCTTCTACTCGTTAGGGCGCTCGTTCTTCCAGTATGACCTCGCGCGCGCCGATTCGCTGGCCGCCGACTCCGCGGCCAAGGCCCCGCCGCGCCCGGAGGGGCGTCCGGCCGGTGGCGAGACGGTCGCCAACAAGCCGGTGTACGAGGCGTCGCGCACCGACATCACCATTACCGCGCCCAAGGATCGTCCCAACGGGACCGTGGTCCTGCGCGGGGCGCGCATCATCACCATGAAGGGCGATGAGGTCATCGCGCGCGGCGATGTGGTCGTCACCAACAACCGCATCACGGCGGTCGGGGCGGAAGGAAGCGTGACCATCCCCAGCGGCGCGCGCACCATCGACGTGAGCGGCAAGACGATCATGCCGGGGTTGGTCGACGTACACGCGCACATGTGGCCGCAGTGGGGGGTGCACTCGCCGCAACCGTACATGTACACGGCCAACCTGGCGTACGGAGTCACCACCACGCGCGACCCGCAGACGTCCACCGCCGATGTCGTGTCGTACGGCGACGCGGTGGAGGTCGGGCAGATCATCGGCCCGCGCGTCTACGCCACCGGTCCGGGGATCTTCTCACAAGACGACGTGTCGAGCGCCGACGACGCCAAGGAGGTCATGCGGCGCTACTCGGAGTTCTACCTCACGGAGACGATCAAGCAGTACCAGGCCGGCGACCGCCGCCAGCGGCAATGGATCGCGATGGCCGCCAAGGCGCAGCGCATCACCCCCACGCTCGAAGGGGGGCTCGATTTCAAGAAGAACATGACCGAGGCGATGGATGGGTACGCCGGGATCGAGCACACGCTTCCCATTGCCCCGATGTACAAGGACGCGCTGCAACTCTTCGCGAAGAGCGGGACCACCTGGACGCCGACCCTGCTGGTGCAGTACGGCGGCCCGTGGGCCGAGAACTGGTGGTATGAGCACTACGACATCCTCGCCGATGCCAAGCTCACGCGCTTCACGCCGTTCTCGGAGCTCGAGCGCCGCGGGCTCCGGCGCCCGCAGTGGTTCCGCGACAGCGAATACTCCTTCAAGCTCTTCGCCGAGCAGGCGAAGAAGCTCGTCGAGGCAGGCGGGCGCGTCGGGCTGGGCGGGCACGGACAGCTGCAAGGACTCGGCGTGCACTGGGAGCTGTGGACCATCGCCAGCGGCGGGATGAAGCAGATGGATGCGCTTCGCGTGGCGACGATCTTTGGCGCGGAGGCGATCGGGTTGCAGAAGGACCTCGGGACGGTGGAGGCCGGGAAGCTGGCCGACCTGCTCGTGCTCGACGGCAATCCGCTCGACGACATCAAGAACACGAACACCATTCGCTACGTGATGAAGAACGGGCGCGTGTACGACGGCAACACGCTGGCCGAGGTGTGGCCGCGGCAGCGTCCCTTGCCCAAGCAGTGGTGGATGGCGAACGACGCGACGCCGAAGTAG
- a CDS encoding CPBP family intramembrane metalloprotease, protein MSAIAAEGAVSGRTAEEAEDAAVRARARRGLRTYFAVMVVVSAALQGWIIAHGGLGGPWGMLVFPLMYTPALASVIARLSGGEGFGDVSFRWGGAAGTRAAVTAWLFPVVVGTVAYGIAWTSGLAEFAMPTGGMLQGISNPVVRFLALLPVALTVGTLISCLSAFGEEVGWRGYMVPRLVQAGVARADVVSGVIWSVWHVPLILWGGYAVGEYPLLSALLFVATVVPAALFYFRWRMTSGSVWPAVIAHGSWNVVIQSVFDPFTHGAHAATWTGESGVLTVLVMWSLFALMHRARWAGTEARNDNA, encoded by the coding sequence ATGAGCGCCATCGCCGCGGAAGGCGCGGTCAGCGGGCGCACGGCGGAGGAAGCGGAGGACGCGGCGGTGCGCGCGCGCGCGCGACGCGGGCTGCGCACGTACTTCGCGGTGATGGTGGTCGTCTCGGCCGCGCTGCAGGGGTGGATCATCGCGCACGGCGGATTGGGCGGGCCGTGGGGAATGCTGGTCTTTCCGCTCATGTACACGCCGGCGTTGGCGTCGGTGATCGCGCGACTGTCCGGGGGCGAGGGGTTCGGCGACGTCTCGTTTCGCTGGGGAGGCGCCGCCGGAACGCGCGCGGCGGTCACCGCGTGGCTCTTCCCCGTGGTGGTCGGGACGGTGGCCTACGGGATCGCCTGGACCAGCGGGCTCGCCGAGTTCGCGATGCCGACGGGCGGGATGCTGCAGGGGATTTCGAACCCGGTCGTGCGATTCCTCGCCCTGCTCCCGGTGGCGCTGACGGTCGGCACCCTGATCTCCTGCCTTTCCGCGTTTGGCGAGGAGGTGGGCTGGCGCGGCTACATGGTCCCGCGACTCGTGCAGGCGGGGGTCGCCCGCGCCGACGTCGTGAGCGGGGTGATCTGGTCGGTCTGGCACGTCCCCCTGATTCTCTGGGGCGGCTATGCCGTGGGAGAGTATCCGCTCCTCTCCGCGCTCCTCTTCGTCGCCACCGTCGTACCCGCGGCCCTGTTCTACTTCCGCTGGCGCATGACGAGCGGCAGCGTGTGGCCCGCCGTCATCGCGCACGGCTCGTGGAACGTGGTGATCCAGTCGGTCTTCGACCCCTTCACGCACGGTGCGCATGCGGCGACGTGGACAGGGGAGTCCGGGGTGCTCACCGTCCTGGTGATGTGGTCGCTCTTTGCCTTGATGCACCGGGCGCGCTGGGCGGGGACGGAGGCACGGAATGACAACGCCTAA
- a CDS encoding nuclear transport factor 2 family protein, with amino-acid sequence MRRFVSVVLLAAAACAPNDSSSAGEKTPPTVSAQAVPDAAADSAAIRATLDGWYVAMQKADSAGTLAPLTPQFLLLEDTLPLSGPELVARLKQGGTETTWKADFSDLRTRILGDVAWTTLKNHETSQGKDGKQCQADFLETIVFVRDGGRWLIDRYHAAALHRWSCGG; translated from the coding sequence ATGCGTCGTTTCGTCTCGGTCGTCCTGCTCGCAGCCGCGGCCTGCGCCCCTAACGATTCCTCCAGCGCTGGCGAGAAGACACCGCCGACCGTCTCCGCCCAGGCCGTCCCCGACGCGGCCGCCGACTCCGCGGCGATCCGCGCCACGCTCGATGGGTGGTACGTCGCCATGCAGAAGGCCGACTCCGCGGGGACGCTCGCGCCACTCACCCCGCAGTTCCTCCTGCTCGAGGACACCCTCCCGCTCTCGGGCCCGGAGCTCGTCGCCCGGCTCAAGCAGGGGGGGACAGAGACCACGTGGAAAGCCGACTTCAGCGACCTGCGCACGCGCATCCTCGGCGACGTGGCGTGGACCACGCTCAAGAACCACGAGACCTCGCAGGGGAAGGACGGGAAGCAGTGTCAGGCCGACTTCCTGGAGACCATCGTCTTCGTGCGCGACGGCGGGCGCTGGCTCATCGATCGCTACCACGCAGCGGCGCTGCATCGTTGGAGCTGCGGGGGGTAG